A window of the Paraburkholderia sp. ZP32-5 genome harbors these coding sequences:
- a CDS encoding AEC family transporter, with translation MLATLEILLPVFGLIFAGFACRRRGVLGPNAASELNRFVVWLALPALLFDTMAHATWHQLYQPAFVATFSIACAAVFTLILALRLFNGRHLADASVDAIAASYPNTGYIGFPLGVIAFGQASLTPTTIATILVACVLFALAIVLIEIGLQTERTPHKLGFKVLRSLARNPLIVSPLAGVAVASLHVTLPASAETFLKLLAGAASPCALVSLGLFLAEKRSSEASSGAGATNSESGAGGISLLLTGVKLIGQPALTWWLAARVFGLAPALVEMAVVLAALPTGTGPFMLAEFYDREAHITSRTILLSTVGSVLTLSLLLMVMGHRT, from the coding sequence ATGTTAGCCACCCTCGAAATCCTGCTTCCCGTTTTCGGCCTTATTTTCGCGGGCTTCGCGTGCCGCCGGCGCGGCGTGCTCGGACCGAACGCCGCCTCCGAACTCAATCGCTTCGTGGTGTGGCTCGCGCTGCCCGCGCTGCTGTTCGATACGATGGCGCACGCAACCTGGCATCAGCTCTACCAACCGGCGTTCGTCGCGACGTTTTCGATCGCCTGCGCGGCCGTGTTCACGCTGATCCTCGCGCTGCGCCTGTTCAACGGCCGGCACCTCGCCGATGCGAGCGTCGACGCGATCGCCGCGTCGTATCCGAACACCGGCTACATCGGCTTTCCGCTCGGCGTGATCGCGTTTGGGCAGGCGAGCCTGACGCCGACGACGATCGCGACGATCCTCGTCGCGTGCGTGCTGTTCGCGCTCGCGATCGTGCTGATCGAAATCGGCCTGCAAACCGAGCGCACGCCGCACAAGCTCGGCTTCAAGGTGCTGCGCTCGCTCGCGCGCAATCCGTTGATCGTGTCGCCGCTCGCGGGCGTAGCGGTCGCGAGCCTGCACGTCACGTTGCCCGCCAGCGCGGAGACCTTCCTGAAGCTGCTGGCCGGCGCGGCGAGTCCGTGCGCGCTCGTTAGTCTCGGCCTGTTCCTCGCGGAAAAGCGCTCCAGCGAAGCGAGCTCGGGCGCGGGCGCTACAAATAGCGAGAGCGGCGCGGGCGGCATTTCACTGTTGTTGACCGGCGTCAAGCTGATCGGGCAGCCGGCGCTGACCTGGTGGCTCGCCGCGCGCGTGTTCGGCCTCGCGCCGGCACTGGTCGAAATGGCGGTCGTGCTCGCCGCGCTGCCGACCGGCACCGGCCCGTTCATGCTCGCCGAGTTCTACGATCGCGAGGCGCACATTACGTCGCGGACGATTTTGCTGTCGACGGTCGGTTCGGTGCTCACGTTATCGTTGCTGCTGATGGTGATGGGACATCGCACCTAG
- a CDS encoding LysR family transcriptional regulator, translating into MIDVKPLRYFVTLAETRHFGRAAARLNLSQPPLSRQLAALEASLGVTLIERSPRSVTLTSAGERFYADAKAILAAVEQAVSNARAAAHGEAGKLAIGFTMCSAYSVVPGYARTFGVAYPEVELKLREVVSNDLTEQLLAGHIDAAIMFPAVTDKALATRTVLSEPLCVALSRSHPRARARRLKIAQLAGEPFVLASEDVAPSLRATILEHCRGGGFEPDIRFEVQLQQTVLSLVDEGVGVALVPSSMRKAQLAGVVFRPLVDAPLIEQVLAWSPANRNPCLKRFLELA; encoded by the coding sequence GTGATCGATGTCAAACCGCTACGCTACTTCGTTACGCTGGCCGAGACGCGTCATTTTGGCCGGGCGGCGGCGCGGCTGAATCTGTCGCAGCCGCCGTTGAGCCGGCAGCTCGCGGCGCTGGAGGCGAGCCTTGGCGTGACGCTGATCGAGCGCAGTCCGCGCAGCGTCACGCTGACCTCGGCCGGCGAACGCTTTTACGCGGATGCGAAGGCAATCCTCGCGGCGGTCGAGCAGGCGGTGAGCAACGCGCGGGCCGCCGCGCACGGCGAGGCGGGCAAGCTCGCGATCGGCTTCACGATGTGCTCGGCGTATAGCGTCGTGCCCGGCTACGCGCGAACTTTCGGCGTCGCGTATCCGGAGGTCGAATTGAAACTGCGCGAGGTCGTATCGAACGATTTGACCGAACAACTGCTCGCCGGGCACATCGACGCGGCGATCATGTTTCCGGCCGTGACCGACAAGGCACTCGCGACGCGCACGGTGCTGAGCGAGCCGCTGTGTGTCGCGCTGTCGCGCAGCCATCCGCGCGCGCGGGCGCGGCGGCTGAAAATCGCACAACTGGCCGGCGAGCCGTTCGTGCTCGCGTCGGAGGATGTTGCGCCGAGCCTGCGCGCAACGATCCTCGAGCATTGCCGCGGGGGCGGCTTCGAGCCCGATATCCGTTTCGAGGTGCAATTGCAGCAGACGGTGCTGAGTCTCGTCGACGAGGGCGTGGGTGTCGCGCTGGTGCCGTCGTCGATGCGCAAGGCGCAGCTTGCGGGCGTGGTGTTCCGGCCGTTGGTGGATGCACCGCTGATCGAGCAGGTGCTGGCGTGGTCGCCGGCGAACCGGAACCCTTGTTTGAAGAGGTTTTTGGAGTTGGCGTGA
- a CDS encoding VC0807 family protein, protein MKSRLRYLSALLINVALPWLVYRLAFPHWGQSGALAASALPLIAWMSWDLFHYRHFDALSALVLTGIVLSLGARSIGASTRLQSLEDPMVSGLIGISFLASLALRKPWVFYLARSTMSREDHRSAESFERHWRERPTLAAYIRLMTLVWGVGMIAENILRCAIVWYWPDDRRAVLASTLLRYGVYAALTLWTFWIRRRIKRDARRYPDDDAVVASSTVSL, encoded by the coding sequence ATGAAATCCCGTCTGCGCTACCTCAGCGCATTGCTCATCAACGTCGCGCTGCCGTGGCTCGTCTACCGGCTCGCGTTTCCGCACTGGGGGCAGTCCGGCGCGCTCGCCGCGTCGGCGCTGCCGCTGATCGCGTGGATGAGTTGGGACCTGTTCCACTATCGCCATTTCGACGCGCTCAGCGCGCTCGTGCTCACGGGTATCGTGCTTTCGCTCGGGGCTCGGTCCATCGGCGCCAGCACGCGCTTGCAATCGCTCGAAGATCCGATGGTGTCGGGCCTGATCGGCATCTCGTTCCTCGCGTCGCTCGCATTGCGCAAGCCATGGGTGTTCTATCTGGCACGCTCGACGATGTCGCGCGAAGATCATCGCAGCGCCGAGAGTTTCGAGCGGCATTGGCGTGAACGCCCGACGCTCGCCGCGTATATCCGGCTGATGACGCTCGTATGGGGCGTCGGCATGATCGCCGAGAATATCCTGCGTTGCGCGATCGTCTGGTACTGGCCGGACGATCGCCGTGCGGTGCTTGCGTCGACGCTGCTGCGCTACGGCGTGTATGCGGCGCTCACGCTATGGACGTTCTGGATCCGCCGACGCATCAAGCGGGACGCGCGGCGTTATCCGGATGACGATGCGGTGGTCGCGAGTTCGACCGTCAGCCTCTGA
- a CDS encoding GNAT family N-acetyltransferase, with translation MEQRRNTYGQPIGIAVPGWHGARTPGREPLTGRYCRIEPVDVERHAADLFDAYSSATDGRDWTYLAVGPFDSLSAYREHLTRMAASKDPLHYAVIDLATGKPVGTLALMRIDPANGVIEVGHVTYSPRLKRTRIATDAMFLLMSEVFDALGYRRFEWKCDSLNEPSRDAAARYGFTFEGIFRQAIVYRERNRDTAWFSILDGEWPALRECYTQWLDAGNFDAQGQQVAKLADLIARRRAAA, from the coding sequence ATGGAACAAAGACGTAACACGTATGGCCAGCCGATCGGCATCGCCGTGCCCGGCTGGCATGGCGCCAGGACACCGGGCCGCGAGCCGCTGACGGGCCGCTATTGCCGGATCGAGCCGGTCGATGTCGAGCGCCACGCGGCGGACCTGTTCGACGCGTATAGCTCGGCCACCGACGGCCGCGACTGGACCTATCTCGCGGTCGGCCCGTTCGACAGTCTGAGCGCGTATCGCGAGCATTTGACGCGCATGGCCGCGTCGAAGGATCCGCTGCACTACGCGGTGATCGACCTCGCGACCGGCAAGCCGGTCGGCACGCTCGCGCTGATGCGGATCGATCCGGCGAACGGTGTGATCGAAGTCGGCCACGTCACCTATTCGCCGCGTCTGAAGCGCACGCGCATCGCGACCGATGCGATGTTTCTGCTGATGAGCGAGGTATTCGACGCACTCGGCTATCGACGCTTCGAATGGAAATGCGATTCGCTGAACGAGCCGTCGCGCGACGCGGCCGCGCGTTATGGCTTCACGTTCGAGGGAATCTTCCGCCAGGCGATCGTGTATCGCGAGCGCAATCGCGATACCGCGTGGTTCTCGATCCTCGATGGCGAATGGCCGGCGCTGCGTGAGTGCTATACGCAATGGCTCGATGCAGGCAATTTCGATGCGCAAGGGCAGCAGGTGGCAAAGCTCGCGGACCTGATCGCGCGGCGCAGAGCGGCGGCGTAA
- the pdxR gene encoding MocR-like pyridoxine biosynthesis transcription factor PdxR, whose protein sequence is MIEIIGALIHADDATAANGATNGAARPAPLQKQLIERLQQAILAGRLPAGSLLPSSRLLGAEMGVSRNTVVIAYEHLAAVGYVIADRQGTRVSPLSSPAARGEPMALGAAAEVAYAARVGQFAAPQNPVDNGYALTPGTPALDRFPLAAWRRALERAMERAWPQALGYGTPAGEPALRDAIAAHLRMARGVRCDGSQVVITEGAQEALNLCVRLFTNPGDIAWVEDPGYRGAKAAFNAGDLHTLAMPVDAEGIAAPDDAWRTHPPRLIYTSPAHQYPTGAVLSVARRLALIAQARRGGAWLIEDDYDGEVRHTGEPIASMQGLVDDAPVLYVGSFSKTMFPALRIGFVVLPRPIAARAAVALQEMLRGGHRLEQLALAHFIDSGEFGRHLGRMRRLYRERQQALRDALARHFPAARILGGDCGMHLTLLLPSTLDDRTLAERAQARRLNPRALSGFALAASEATNGLVIGYGNTAAERLAPAVKVLAELAREQDPTAAAPRV, encoded by the coding sequence ATGATCGAGATCATCGGGGCGCTTATCCATGCGGACGACGCCACCGCCGCGAACGGTGCCACCAACGGCGCCGCGCGGCCCGCGCCGCTGCAAAAGCAGCTGATCGAACGTCTGCAGCAGGCGATTCTCGCGGGCCGCTTGCCGGCGGGGTCGCTGCTGCCGTCGTCGCGGTTGCTCGGGGCGGAGATGGGCGTATCGCGCAACACGGTCGTGATCGCCTACGAGCATCTGGCCGCGGTCGGCTATGTGATCGCCGATCGTCAGGGCACGCGCGTGAGTCCGCTATCGAGCCCCGCCGCGCGCGGCGAGCCGATGGCGCTGGGCGCCGCGGCGGAAGTCGCGTATGCGGCGCGCGTCGGCCAGTTCGCGGCGCCACAGAACCCCGTCGACAACGGCTATGCGCTGACGCCCGGCACGCCCGCGCTCGACCGCTTTCCGCTCGCCGCATGGCGGCGCGCGCTCGAACGGGCGATGGAGCGTGCGTGGCCGCAGGCACTCGGCTACGGTACGCCGGCCGGCGAGCCGGCGCTGCGCGACGCGATCGCCGCGCATCTGCGGATGGCGCGCGGCGTGCGCTGCGACGGCTCGCAGGTGGTGATCACCGAGGGCGCGCAGGAGGCGCTGAACCTGTGCGTGCGTCTGTTCACGAATCCCGGCGATATCGCGTGGGTCGAGGACCCCGGCTATCGCGGCGCGAAGGCCGCGTTCAATGCGGGCGATCTGCATACGCTGGCGATGCCGGTCGACGCCGAGGGCATCGCCGCGCCGGACGATGCGTGGCGCACCCATCCGCCGAGGCTGATTTACACGTCGCCCGCGCATCAGTATCCGACCGGCGCGGTCTTGTCGGTCGCGCGGCGGCTCGCGCTGATTGCGCAGGCCCGGCGCGGCGGCGCGTGGCTGATCGAAGACGATTACGACGGCGAGGTTCGTCATACCGGCGAGCCGATTGCGAGCATGCAGGGTCTCGTCGACGACGCGCCGGTGCTGTACGTCGGCTCGTTCAGCAAGACGATGTTTCCGGCGCTGCGCATCGGCTTCGTGGTGCTGCCGCGCCCGATCGCCGCGCGTGCCGCTGTTGCACTGCAAGAAATGCTGCGCGGCGGGCATCGACTGGAGCAACTGGCGCTTGCGCATTTCATCGACAGCGGCGAGTTCGGGCGGCATCTCGGGCGCATGCGGCGGCTGTACCGCGAGCGCCAGCAGGCGCTGCGCGATGCGCTGGCGCGGCATTTTCCGGCGGCGCGGATTCTCGGCGGCGATTGCGGCATGCATTTGACGCTGCTGTTGCCGTCGACGCTCGATGACCGCACGCTGGCCGAGCGCGCGCAGGCGCGAAGGCTCAACCCGCGGGCGCTGTCGGGGTTCGCGCTGGCCGCGTCGGAAGCGACGAATGGTCTCGTGATCGGCTATGGCAATACGGCTGCGGAGCGGTTGGCGCCGGCGGTCAAGGTGCTGGCGGAGTTGGCGCGTGAGCAAGACCCCACGGCTGCCGCGCCTCGCGTGTAA
- a CDS encoding flavin reductase family protein, whose amino-acid sequence MNPTREPVELPRATQLLNHGPVTIVTSAHGGRSNVMAASWAMPLDFNPPKVVVVVDSRTLTRRLIEASGVFGLQLPSRGFAAQTLAVGTHAGTELDKFSAFDLDTFPAQKIDVPMLAGCITWMECKVIPDDSQRHDLIIGEVVAAYADSRVYSHNRWHFGDDPNLRTCHYVAGGTFFATGDAFEIAPASASSVE is encoded by the coding sequence ATGAACCCCACTCGCGAACCCGTGGAACTGCCGCGCGCGACGCAGCTGCTCAATCATGGCCCCGTCACGATCGTCACCAGCGCGCATGGCGGCCGCTCGAACGTGATGGCCGCATCGTGGGCGATGCCGCTCGATTTCAATCCGCCGAAGGTGGTGGTCGTCGTCGATAGCCGGACGTTGACGCGTCGCCTGATCGAAGCGAGTGGCGTGTTCGGCCTGCAATTGCCGAGCCGTGGTTTCGCCGCGCAGACACTCGCGGTCGGCACGCATGCAGGCACCGAACTCGACAAGTTCTCCGCGTTCGATCTCGATACGTTCCCCGCGCAAAAAATCGACGTACCGATGCTCGCCGGTTGCATCACGTGGATGGAGTGCAAAGTGATTCCCGATGACAGCCAACGGCACGATCTGATCATCGGCGAAGTGGTTGCCGCGTACGCGGATAGCCGCGTTTATTCGCACAACCGCTGGCATTTCGGTGACGACCCGAATCTGCGCACCTGCCACTATGTGGCGGGCGGAACGTTCTTCGCGACGGGCGACGCGTTCGAGATCGCGCCGGCGAGTGCGTCGTCGGTGGAGTGA
- a CDS encoding low molecular weight protein tyrosine phosphatase family protein → MIRALFICGKNRLRSPTAEQVFASWPGVATDSAGLGADADVALTAEQLRWADIVFVMEKAHRARLSAKFRAYLNGKKVVCLDIPDNYAFMQPELVALLEQKAGRFLRAK, encoded by the coding sequence GTGATACGCGCATTGTTTATCTGCGGCAAGAATCGCCTGCGCAGTCCTACGGCTGAACAGGTATTCGCCAGTTGGCCCGGCGTCGCCACCGATTCGGCCGGTCTCGGCGCGGATGCCGACGTAGCGCTCACGGCCGAGCAGTTGCGTTGGGCCGATATCGTCTTCGTGATGGAAAAAGCGCATCGCGCGCGGCTGTCGGCGAAATTCCGCGCGTATCTGAATGGCAAGAAGGTTGTCTGCCTCGACATCCCCGACAACTACGCATTCATGCAGCCCGAACTCGTCGCGCTGCTCGAACAGAAAGCGGGAAGATTTCTTCGCGCCAAATAG
- a CDS encoding GNAT family N-acetyltransferase: MTIHIRPATSSDAALILRFITELAVYEKAEHEVVATVADIEKSLFSAGVPAKALICEIDGEPVGFCVYFFSYSTWLGKQGLYLEDLYVSPASRGSGAGKQMLRHLAQIACETGCGRFEWSVLDWNEPAIGFYKSIGANPQSEWVRYRLAGDALKSFAEGEGSA, encoded by the coding sequence TTGACCATCCACATCCGCCCCGCCACCTCCTCCGACGCCGCGCTGATCCTTCGCTTCATCACCGAACTCGCGGTGTACGAGAAAGCCGAGCACGAAGTCGTCGCCACCGTCGCAGATATCGAAAAGAGCCTGTTTTCCGCGGGTGTTCCGGCAAAAGCGCTGATCTGCGAAATCGATGGCGAGCCCGTCGGCTTTTGCGTCTATTTCTTTTCGTATTCGACGTGGCTCGGCAAACAGGGGCTTTATCTGGAAGATCTGTATGTGTCGCCCGCCTCGCGCGGCAGCGGCGCCGGCAAACAGATGCTGCGCCATCTCGCGCAAATCGCCTGCGAAACAGGCTGCGGCCGCTTCGAATGGAGCGTGCTCGACTGGAACGAACCGGCCATCGGCTTCTACAAGTCGATCGGCGCGAATCCGCAGAGCGAATGGGTGCGCTATCGTCTCGCCGGCGATGCGCTCAAATCATTTGCCGAAGGCGAAGGAAGTGCATAA
- a CDS encoding HD domain-containing phosphohydrolase, whose translation MKARKNFPLHVHVSALFVLLILAVGILISSIVHSLARNMLEAAASDTTQRMGLQMHDEVRKLLSPAEMAVKLLGQSVLVEAVSLPQRLERIGMVREAFDASPTLNALYIGYPNGDFFYVRQLQDDADRALVNAPPEARYIVQSIEHHESSSVGRFLLVDADLKVLKIIDRPGYPAEFDPRTRDWYRSANRTGKLIRTQPYVFFSNHKVGTSLAVASGVPGVVIGGDITLDTLGQALSNVPKPHGATLALMNRGGEVIADGTMPAASLTTMGPDQKPRLRLAREFGEPLLARLAMDIPASDTTREIHETITLDGHEWYASIGRLPLGDHDPLFLVYAIRKSDLLHGADRLRSISLSITLLIVLLAIPVIWLGARRITSPLQSLTRAAEAIRHFEFTQEFEIASRITEVNELGTTMNSMRRTIRRFLHIIENVAKEPRIDRLMPMLLTETMSAADADSGVLYLVDEATLEPASVWNARSMNGEVQLQQTTLDGTLSVIREAIRNGAPHTAYLTRDEVAGAKLTALAGDGGCHAAAVPLLNRQRHPVGVFLFLRSTPMESAQLSFVRTAAGLAAGVLESRELIKAQRDLFEAFIQLTAGAIDAKSPYTGGHCARVPELTKLLAKAACDTTTGPYREFKLNEQEWEALHVAAWLHDCGKVTTPEYVVDKATKLETIYNRIHEIRTRFEVLKRDAEIACLKAIAAGEDTATAQARRDLELAQLDDEFAFVATCNIGGESMNPAYIERLKQIGARTWERTLDDRIGISAEESLRKDGTVAEPLPVRESLLADKPEHRIERDERERIAADNPWGFRMTVPELLYHRGELHNLCVERGTLCEEERFKINEHIIQTLIMLSQLPFPKHLRQVPEIAGGHHERMDGKGYPKRLTRDQMSPLARMMAIADIFEALTAADRPYKKAKTLSESMEIMWRMKRGGHIDPELFDLFLTSGVYRDYADRFMSSEQIDEIDIERYVEAAEIG comes from the coding sequence ATGAAAGCGCGCAAAAATTTTCCGCTCCACGTTCATGTCTCCGCGCTGTTTGTGTTGCTCATTCTTGCGGTCGGCATATTGATCAGCAGTATCGTCCATTCGCTTGCAAGGAACATGCTCGAAGCTGCCGCATCGGACACGACGCAGCGCATGGGTCTGCAAATGCACGATGAAGTGCGCAAACTGCTTTCGCCCGCGGAGATGGCGGTCAAACTTCTCGGCCAGAGCGTGCTGGTGGAAGCTGTCTCTCTCCCCCAACGGCTTGAACGCATAGGTATGGTTCGCGAAGCATTCGACGCTTCGCCGACGCTGAATGCACTCTATATCGGCTATCCGAATGGCGACTTCTTCTATGTGAGGCAGTTGCAGGACGACGCCGACCGCGCATTAGTGAATGCGCCTCCTGAAGCCCGCTATATCGTCCAAAGCATCGAACACCACGAGTCTTCTTCGGTGGGACGTTTTCTATTGGTCGATGCAGATCTGAAAGTTCTGAAGATCATCGATCGTCCCGGATATCCGGCGGAATTCGATCCGCGCACGCGCGACTGGTACCGCTCGGCCAACAGAACCGGGAAGTTGATTCGCACACAACCTTATGTGTTCTTCTCGAATCACAAGGTGGGTACGTCATTGGCCGTCGCCAGCGGAGTGCCGGGCGTCGTGATCGGCGGCGACATCACGCTGGACACACTGGGGCAGGCGCTTTCAAACGTGCCGAAACCACACGGCGCCACGCTTGCGCTGATGAACCGCGGCGGTGAAGTTATCGCCGACGGCACGATGCCCGCCGCCAGTCTGACCACGATGGGCCCCGATCAGAAGCCGCGCCTGCGGCTCGCGCGCGAGTTCGGCGAACCATTGCTCGCGCGGCTCGCGATGGACATCCCCGCATCCGACACCACGCGAGAGATACATGAAACCATTACGCTCGACGGTCACGAGTGGTACGCGTCGATCGGCAGATTACCGTTGGGCGATCACGATCCGCTCTTTCTGGTGTACGCGATACGTAAAAGCGATCTGCTGCATGGCGCCGATCGGCTGCGTTCGATAAGCCTTAGCATTACTCTGCTGATCGTTCTGTTGGCGATTCCGGTGATCTGGCTCGGCGCTCGTCGCATTACCAGTCCGCTGCAATCTCTCACACGCGCAGCGGAGGCGATTCGGCATTTCGAATTCACGCAGGAGTTCGAGATTGCCTCGCGAATCACCGAAGTCAACGAGCTCGGCACCACGATGAACAGCATGAGGCGGACGATCCGGCGATTCCTGCATATCATCGAGAACGTCGCGAAGGAACCTCGCATCGACCGGCTTATGCCGATGCTGCTGACCGAGACGATGAGCGCGGCCGACGCCGACTCGGGCGTGCTATACCTCGTCGACGAAGCGACGCTCGAACCGGCGTCGGTATGGAACGCACGGAGCATGAATGGCGAAGTACAGCTGCAGCAGACCACGCTCGACGGCACGTTGTCCGTCATCCGCGAAGCGATTCGCAACGGCGCGCCACACACGGCTTATCTGACTCGCGACGAAGTGGCCGGCGCGAAGCTGACCGCGCTTGCCGGCGACGGCGGCTGCCATGCCGCCGCCGTCCCGCTGCTGAATCGGCAACGCCACCCAGTGGGCGTTTTTCTGTTCCTGCGCTCAACGCCGATGGAGAGTGCCCAATTGTCGTTCGTCAGGACCGCCGCCGGCCTCGCCGCGGGTGTGCTTGAATCCCGCGAACTGATCAAGGCGCAACGCGATCTGTTTGAGGCCTTTATCCAGTTGACCGCTGGGGCCATCGATGCAAAGAGCCCTTATACGGGCGGCCATTGCGCCCGCGTACCGGAGCTGACCAAACTGCTCGCGAAGGCGGCCTGCGATACCACCACGGGCCCTTATCGCGAGTTCAAACTGAATGAGCAGGAATGGGAAGCGCTGCATGTCGCGGCCTGGCTGCATGATTGCGGCAAGGTCACGACGCCGGAGTATGTGGTCGACAAGGCAACCAAGCTCGAGACGATCTATAACCGCATCCACGAAATCCGCACGCGCTTCGAGGTGCTGAAACGCGATGCGGAAATTGCCTGCCTGAAAGCGATCGCGGCTGGAGAAGACACCGCCACCGCACAGGCGCGCCGCGATCTCGAACTTGCGCAACTCGATGACGAATTCGCGTTCGTGGCAACCTGCAACATCGGTGGCGAATCGATGAACCCCGCGTATATCGAGCGCCTGAAGCAGATCGGCGCGCGCACGTGGGAGCGCACGCTCGATGATCGCATCGGCATCTCGGCGGAGGAGAGCCTGCGCAAGGATGGCACCGTCGCCGAGCCGCTGCCGGTGCGCGAGTCATTGCTTGCCGACAAACCCGAGCATCGCATCGAGCGCGACGAACGCGAGCGAATTGCCGCGGACAATCCGTGGGGATTCAGAATGACGGTCCCCGAGTTGCTGTATCACCGCGGCGAACTTCACAACCTGTGCGTCGAGCGCGGCACGTTGTGCGAGGAAGAGCGCTTCAAGATCAACGAGCACATCATTCAGACGTTGATCATGCTGTCGCAACTGCCGTTTCCGAAACACTTGCGGCAGGTACCGGAAATTGCCGGTGGCCATCACGAGCGAATGGACGGCAAAGGCTATCCGAAGCGTCTGACGCGCGATCAGATGAGCCCGCTCGCCAGGATGATGGCGATCGCGGATATCTTCGAGGCACTGACGGCGGCCGATCGTCCGTACAAGAAAGCCAAGACGCTCTCCGAATCGATGGAGATCATGTGGCGGATGAAACGCGGCGGCCATATCGATCCGGAGTTGTTCGATCTGTTTCTGACTTCCGGTGTGTACCGCGACTACGCGGATCGATTCATGAGCAGCGAGCAGATCGACGAGATCGATATCGAGCGTTACGTCGAAGCGGCTGAAATCGGTTAG
- the thrS gene encoding threonine--tRNA ligase has translation MNDIDHRVLGNKLDLFHQQEEGPGMVFWHPRGFTLYRVLEDYVRARMRRAGFREIRTPQLLARSLWEKSGHWEKFGGAMYSLADAEEEGRALCLKPMSCPCHVQVFNQRVRSYRELPVRYSEFGACHRDEPSGSLEGLKRTRAFVQDDAHVFCAPAHIEAEVGRFCALLRSMYADLGFPDFKVALATRPPLRAGDDATWDRAEQALADAAHAAGLAFDVLAGEGAFYGPKLEFHLTDSRARSWQCGTIQLDFVLPERLDAQYVNERNERERPVMIHHAVLGSIERFIAMLLEHHQGWLPMWLAPEQVVVATISGANLAYADELVRALDDAGVRAVLDSRPERLEKKIVDARDKQVPILVAVGPRDQRDRTLSVRARDGRQSVFALAEGIEYLTRIALPPGRLK, from the coding sequence GTGAACGACATCGATCATCGTGTACTCGGCAATAAGCTGGATCTCTTTCATCAGCAGGAGGAAGGCCCCGGCATGGTCTTCTGGCATCCGCGCGGCTTTACGCTTTACCGCGTGCTCGAAGATTATGTGCGCGCACGCATGCGTCGCGCGGGCTTTCGCGAGATACGCACGCCGCAGTTGCTCGCGCGCTCGCTATGGGAAAAGAGCGGTCATTGGGAGAAGTTCGGCGGCGCGATGTATTCGCTGGCCGATGCCGAAGAGGAAGGCCGCGCGCTTTGTCTGAAGCCGATGAGTTGCCCTTGCCATGTGCAGGTGTTCAACCAGCGCGTGCGCTCGTATCGCGAGTTGCCGGTGCGTTATAGCGAGTTCGGCGCGTGCCATCGGGATGAACCGTCGGGGTCGCTCGAAGGTTTGAAGCGCACGCGCGCGTTCGTGCAGGACGACGCGCATGTGTTTTGCGCGCCCGCGCATATCGAGGCGGAAGTGGGCCGCTTCTGCGCGTTGCTGCGTTCGATGTACGCGGACCTCGGCTTTCCCGACTTCAAGGTTGCGCTGGCGACGCGCCCGCCATTGCGCGCGGGCGACGACGCAACGTGGGATCGCGCGGAACAGGCGCTGGCTGATGCCGCGCATGCGGCCGGTCTTGCATTCGACGTACTCGCCGGAGAAGGCGCTTTTTACGGGCCGAAACTCGAGTTTCATCTGACGGATAGCCGCGCGCGAAGCTGGCAATGCGGCACGATCCAACTCGATTTCGTACTGCCCGAGCGGCTCGATGCGCAGTACGTCAACGAGCGCAACGAGCGCGAGCGGCCGGTGATGATCCATCATGCGGTGCTCGGCAGCATCGAGCGTTTCATCGCGATGCTGCTCGAACATCATCAGGGATGGTTGCCGATGTGGCTCGCGCCTGAGCAGGTGGTGGTCGCGACGATCAGCGGCGCGAATCTCGCTTATGCGGACGAACTCGTTCGGGCTCTCGACGATGCGGGTGTTCGCGCGGTGCTCGATAGCCGGCCGGAGCGGCTGGAGAAGAAGATCGTCGATGCGCGCGACAAGCAGGTGCCGATTCTCGTCGCTGTTGGGCCGCGTGATCAACGTGATCGCACGCTTAGCGTTCGCGCGCGTGATGGACGGCAATCGGTGTTTGCGTTGGCGGAGGGTATCGAGTACTTGACGCGAATTGCGCTGCCGCCGGGACGATTGAAATGA